The Gammaproteobacteria bacterium genome includes a window with the following:
- a CDS encoding DUF2214 family protein: MTAAIVLAWLHYLAFMFMAGAAVSQLFLLKLMPTAEAVKTVTRVDRIYGAAAGAVLLTGFARMPLAHGGKGMDYYLHTGAFHGTLTLFILAALLSIVPTLRFIRWNKAAAAGTLPDTAAWRGTRKLVHVQLGAIAIIALLMPMMARGGF, encoded by the coding sequence ATGACCGCCGCGATTGTCCTTGCCTGGCTGCACTATCTCGCCTTCATGTTCATGGCTGGCGCCGCTGTTTCGCAGCTTTTTCTGCTGAAGCTGATGCCTACTGCAGAAGCCGTGAAGACCGTCACGCGCGTGGATCGCATCTATGGCGCGGCCGCTGGCGCGGTACTGCTCACCGGCTTTGCCCGCATGCCGCTCGCGCATGGCGGCAAGGGCATGGACTACTACCTGCACACCGGCGCCTTCCATGGCACGCTGACGCTGTTCATCCTCGCGGCGTTGCTATCGATCGTTCCGACGCTGCGCTTCATTCGCTGGAACAAGGCAGCAGCGGCCGGCACCCTGCCGGATACGGCGGCTTGGCGCGGCACACGCAAGCTGGTGCACGTGCAACTCGGCGCCATCGCCATCATTGCACTACTGATGCCAATGATGGCTCGGGGTGGCTTCTAG
- a CDS encoding SHOCT domain-containing protein: MQQLTPAGQNIVNDLSFRYGLSQDAVVHMMIAVNNGAGSMAQFYCPELGGGGQWMRGGMTMVGDMFNHGLKATVDNLCNELSNALANNQIFAPAPVGSRHSSQWWPGDLGSPFSSGAQNNIRYAVFPNRIAVELNGQVTVYDTLNHSIGGVSQQQGGDTSLSFSSQFGTVSVSSLPIVSGAGLPPAAQTHFAVPSPSNTQPPQNPESYAASPAQSAGPLPSSTDDMIALIEKLARLRDAGALTDDEFNAKKGELLSRI; the protein is encoded by the coding sequence ATGCAACAGCTCACACCCGCAGGACAGAACATCGTCAACGACTTGTCATTCCGCTATGGCCTGAGTCAGGACGCTGTCGTACACATGATGATCGCCGTCAACAATGGCGCCGGCTCCATGGCGCAGTTCTACTGCCCCGAGCTTGGAGGCGGCGGGCAGTGGATGCGCGGCGGCATGACCATGGTGGGCGATATGTTCAATCACGGCCTCAAGGCCACGGTGGACAATCTCTGTAACGAGCTATCCAACGCGCTCGCCAACAACCAGATCTTCGCGCCGGCCCCGGTCGGCAGCCGCCACAGCAGCCAATGGTGGCCGGGAGACCTCGGCAGCCCGTTCAGCAGCGGCGCGCAGAACAACATTCGCTACGCCGTCTTCCCCAACCGGATTGCTGTGGAACTCAACGGCCAGGTCACGGTGTACGACACGCTCAACCACAGCATCGGGGGCGTCAGCCAGCAGCAGGGTGGGGACACCTCCCTGAGCTTCAGCAGTCAGTTCGGGACGGTGTCCGTGAGCAGCCTGCCGATCGTCTCCGGTGCCGGACTGCCGCCCGCAGCCCAGACCCACTTCGCCGTGCCGTCCCCCAGCAACACCCAGCCGCCCCAGAACCCGGAGTCCTACGCCGCGTCGCCGGCACAGAGCGCCGGTCCGCTACCGTCTTCAACGGACGACATGATCGCCCTCATCGAAAAACTCGCACGCCTGCGGGATGCCGGTGCGCTTACGGACGACGAGTTCAACGCCAAGAAGGGCGAATTGCTGAGTCGTATCTGA